The nucleotide sequence TGCGGCGCGGCGCGCCGGAGCCTCGGCTCGGGTCGCTGTCAGCACGTCCTGGGTGGCGGGGCCCGATTACCTGCCGGCGCTGGACCTGTTCGCGCTGGTGTCGCGCAACGAGGGGATGGGGCGCGCCCTGGTCGAGGCGATGGCGGCCGGGCTTCCTGTCCTGGCGACCAACGTCGGCGGCATGCCGGAGGTCCTGGAGGAGGGTCGCGCGGGTCTCCTCATCCCGCCCGGCGATGACGAGGCGATCGCGCGCGCCATCGCGCGGCTGATGGACGACGCGGAGCTGCGCGCGAGCCTGGCGCGCCGCGCGCGTTCCCGCGCCGTCGTCTTCGGCGCGGGGCGGATGGGGCATGCGCTGCTGCGCGTCTACCGCGAGGTGCTGAGGTGAGAGGCCGCATCGACGCCACGGCCCGTCGCTCGTTCCTCGTCCTGGGGATCGCCTGCCTTGCCGGGCCGCCTCCTTCGGCGTCCGTGGCCGCGAACCTGTCGACCGCCGCCGCTCCGCCCGCCGTGACGGAGATGGTCACAGTGATCCACCTGCACACGACACTCTCCGACGGCGCGGCGGTTCCCGTGGACCTGGCCCGGGCGGCGCGGACGGCGGGAGTGGACGCTCTCGTGATCACCGATCACTACCTCGAGAAGGTGACCTACGCCCCCTGGCCCATCGGCAACGTGCTCGGGCTCTCCCTGTCGCGCGCGTCGGTCCTCTCGGGAGGCATCGACCGGTACTTCGAGACATTGTCCGCCGCTGAGAAGCAGGTTCCGGAGGTGCTGCTGCTGCCTGGTCTCGAGGTGAGCCCGTACGCGCGCTGGACCGGCTCCCTCCTCAAGCGCACCCTGGCTCTCGAAGGCTGGCACCGGCACGTCCTGGTGATCGGCATCGAGGATTCGAACGCCCTCCGGGATCTTCCGGTCGCCGCGAACCGCAGAGGGGGGCGGTACGGCCCCTGGTCGCTGCTCTTCGTCCTGCCGGCCGCGGCGCTCGTCTGGTCGACGGGACGCCTCGCGAAGCCAGGCTACCGCGAGACGCGCATCGGAAAGTTCGTGCTGCGGCGGAGGCGGGCGCCGATCCTCCAGGGACTCCTCGGTGCGGCCTCGCTCGCCATCTTGGTCGCCGGCTTCCCCTTCCGGGTCGAAAGATGGAGCCCGGTCGGCGTGGACCCCGGCGACGCTCCGTTCCGCTGTCTCGAGGAGCGCGTGCGCTCGCTGGGTGGGCTGACCTCGTGGGCGCACCCGGAGGCTGCGGCCGACAAGGAGGAGCTGGGCCTGCGCATCGCCACCTCTCCCTACCCCGAGATGGTCGTGCGGACCGACGCCGACGCCTTCGGGGCCCTGCCGGAAGGGGTCAAGATGCTGCTGCCGCCGGGGGGCCTCTGGGACCGGGCTCTCCTCGATCACCTGGAGGGGAAGCGCCTGAGCGCCCCGTTCGCCATTGCCGAGATCGACGAGCATCGGGCCACGCAGGACATCGATCTGCGCATCCTGCAGAACGTGTGCTCCGTACGCGAGCGCACGCACGCCGGTGTGGTCGAAGCGCTGCGCGCGGGACGCTGCTACGCGCGCTGGACTCCGTACGATCGCCCTCCGTTGCGCCTCGTCGCATGGGAGGCGGCCGCGGGGGCCGGGAGGACGGCGGGCGCGGGGGGCGTTCTGCGCCGGATCGGTCCCCTGACGGTGCGTCTGGCCATTGCCGGCGGGGACGGTCATGAGGTGACCGCGCGCCTGCTGCGGCGGGGCGAGGTGATCTGGAGTGACCGTATCACGCCCCCATTCGAGAGGATCGTGCCGGACGAGCCACGGGACCCGACCTACTACCGTCTCGACGTCGAGGGGGCCTATCCCTACAGGCTGATCGGGAACCCGATCTTCGTGGTGGCGGGCGCCGAGCCGAGGGAGGGGGCATGAGGCTCGCCGCCCACCAGCCGCAGTACCTGCCGTGGCTCGGTTTCTTCGACAAGATGGACCGCGTCGATCGCTTCGTCCTTCTCGACTTGGTCCAGTACAAGAAGAACGAATGGCAGAACCGCAACCGCATCCGCACCGCCACAGGCTGGCAGTGGCTGACCGTCCCCGTGCATTACCGCTTCCCGATGACGATCCGGGAGGTGGAGATCGACGAGATTGGCTCATGGCGCCGCAAGCACCGCGAGGCGCTCCGAATCCACCACGCGCGCTGTTCGTTCAGGGACACGGTCCTGCCGGAGATGGACGCCATCTTCGACGAGCCGTATCCGAGCCTGGCGGCGCTCAACCTCAAGGTCATCCGGCTGCTCGCGCGCCTTCTCGGGGTGCGCACGCCCCTCCTGCTCGCGTCGGAGGTTCCGGGACTGCCCGAAGGCGCCGACGAGCGGCTGATTGCCTTGTGCCGGCATTTCGGCGCCTCCGACTATCTCGCCGGTCAGGGGGGCGCCGCCTACATGGACATGGCCGCCTATGCCGCGGCCGGCGTGAGAGTGTCGTTCCAGTCGTTCCGGCACCCCGTCTATGCCCAGGCCTACACGGGGTTCGAGGCCAACCTGTCGGCGATCGACATGATCGTGAATTGCGGACCGGGGAGCCTCGAGCGGATCCGGGAAACGCGCGAGGTCGCGGCATGAACATCCTCGCCATAGGGGCCCACCCGGACGACATCGAGTTCGGCTGCGGGGGAACGCTCATCAAGTACGCCGGCAAGGGGGCCTCTATCGATCTGCTCGTGGTCACCGACGGGGCCCGCGGCGGCCGGGCGCGCACGCGGCACGACGAGCAGCTCCGCGCCGCGAAGGTCCTGGGGGTGCGGCGCGTGCACTGGGGCGGCTACCACGACACGCTACTGCCCTCCGTGCGCCACCTGATCGACTGCATCGAGCGCGTGCTGCGTCGTGTCCGGCCGGACTTCATCTTCGTCAACAACCCGGACGACACGCATCAGGACCATCGCGAGGTGGCGCGCGCGGCGGTCTCGGCTACGCGTTACGCACGCAACGTCCTGTTCTACGAGGGGCCGACCACGGTGAACTTCACGCCCACGGTGTTCATCGACATCGCCGAGGAGATCGAACGCAAGATCGGGGCCCTGCGGCACCACCACAGCCAGGTGATGAAGACCCGCATCGAGGGCACGGCCATCTGCGAGATCGCCCAGGCCTCGGCGCACTTCCGCGGGGTGCAGGGGCGAGTGCGATGGGCGGAGGGTTTCGCGCCCCTGCGGCTGTTCATCAACGTCACGGGAGCCCCGGCGGCTCCGGCCCCGGCGCGCCGGCGGCGGGGCGCATGAGCGGGAGGGTGGTCGCGGCCTTGCGGTCGGACTCGCCGGTCCGGGTGCCGCATTCCCGCCCATTCCTGGGGCGTGCGGAGGAGGAGGCGGCCCTGCGGGTCCTGCGTTCCGGGAGGCTCGCACCCGGACCTGAGGCGTCCCGGGGCGGGAGGCTGCTCGCGGACCTTTCCGGTTGCGGCACCGCCGTGCTGCTGTCGTCGGGCACGACCGCGCTGACGCTCGCGCTCCGGGCGCTCCGGATCGGCGCGGGCCACACGGTGGCGATCCCGAGCTATACCTGCGCGGCGCTCCTGCACGCCGTGCGGGGGGCGGGTGCCGTGCCCCTTCCGTGCGACATCGAGTCGGACAGCCTCGCCCTCGACCCCTTGGACATCCTCCGGCGCGCCCCCGGGAGGGCGCGCGCCGCCATCGTCGTCCATCCGTTCGGCGAGCCGGTGCCGCTGGAGCCGTACAGGGAGCTCGGTATCCTGGTCGTCGAGGACTGCGCGCAGGCCATCGGGGCGCGGGATCGTGGCTCTCCGGTCGGCGCGCGCGGTGACGCGGCGGTATTCTCCTTCGCCCCGACCAAGGTCCTGACCTGCGGCGGCCCCGGGGGCGGTCTGGCCTCGCCCCGTGCGGCGACCGTGGACGAGGTCCGCGATCTCGCCGGACATGACGAGAAGGACGACGATCGACAGCGCACCAATGCTCTCATGGGGGACCTGCACGCCTCGGTGGCGGCGGTCCAGATGGAGCGGCTGACGGAATTCCTGGACCGACGCCGCGCGCTAGCGCGACTCTACGATGAACGACTCCTTCCCCTCGGTCTCGAGCGGCCGGCGTCCTCCGCAGGGACGGAGCCCGTGGTGTACCGTTACATCCTGCGGGTGCCCGACGCCGGGCGGCTCATCGAATCCCTGGCGAAGTCCGGAATCGTCGCCCGGCACCCGGTGTACCGGCCACTGCATCGGATGACGCGCGTCGAGGGGACCTTCCCGAACACGGAGCGTGCCCAGCGCACGCTCGTCTCGCTGCCGCTCTATCCCGCCCTCACGGACACGGATGCCGAGAAGGTGATCTCGGAGGTGCAACGGTGTCTGTCCTAGCCCTGCTCTCCGTCGGCATCATCCTGCTGGCGCGCCCGCCGTCCGGGAGCCCCTTCGAATCGGCCTTGCTCGCCTTCCTCGCGGCGTTCGGTCTCACGCCGTTCGTGCGGCTGCTCGCCCTCCGCGGCGGCGCTGTCGATCGACCGGACGCGCGCAAGAGGCACGCTCGACCGACACCCCGTCTCGGGGGTGTGGCGGTCGTCGCGGCTTTCGTGCTGACCCTGGGGCGGACCGGCGGGGTGGACGGCGAGATGATCGCGATCGCCGCCTCGGCGCTGGCCCTGATGCTGGCGGGGGCTATCGACGACACGCGGGGCCTCTCGGCCCGGCTGCGTCTCGTGCTGCAGCTGGCCTGCGCCCTGATCGTGATCGCCGCCGGTGTGCGGCTCAATCTTCTGCCTGGGACGGCCGGGGCCGTCGGCAATGTCCTGCTCTCGATCGTGTGGATCGTCGGCATCACGAACGCCTACAACTTCATCGACGGCATGGACGGTCTCGCGGGCTCGCTCGGCGCGCTCATCGCATTCCTCCTGGGGCTGGTGGCGCACGGCGGCGGCCAGACGGGTCTGGCGACGGCCTGCGCCGCTCTCTGCGGGGCGCTCCTCGGGTTCCTGCCGCACAACCTGCGCCTCGGCGGACCCGCGCGCATCTTCCTCGGTGACTCGGGAAGCGCCAGCGTCGGATTCCTGCTCGCCGCTCTCGCCATCAAGGAGGACTGGGCCGAGGGGGATCCCCTCGTGTCGCTGGCCACGCCGGTGCTCATCTTCAGCGTGCTCATCTACGACATGCTGCAGACGACGATGTCCCGCGTCATGTCGGGGCGGGTGCGCAGCTTTCAGCAGTGGATCGATTACGTGGGGCGGGACCACATCCATCATCGCTTCACCGATCTTCTCGGTCATCCGAGGCGGGCCCTCGTCCTGATCCTGAGCCTGGCGCTCGGACTGGGGCTCTGCGCCCTGGGTCTGCACCGCGGCGACGGCGCCGAAGCGGTCATCTTCCTGGTGCACGGTGCTTTGGTCCTCATGGTGGTCGCCGTCCTGGAGGGGTCGGCGCGCAGAGCCGGCCCAGGGGGCGGGACGGTCGCGAGCGGCGGCAGGAGGCGGAGATGAACCACCCATTCCTCCTGGCGGTCAACGACTTCCCGCCCCACCTGGGTGGCGAGGCGACCCTGTACCATGCACTGGCGCGTTACCTGGGGCGCGACGAGGCGGTCGTGCTGGCGCCGAGCGCTCCGGGGGACGCCGAGATCGACGCTGCGCTTCCCGTCGAGGTCGTGCGTCGCTGGCTGCCGCCCCACGGCGGAGCGATCAGCCGGGTCGCGCGCGGTCTTCTCGAGGGACTCCATCTCGCCCTCCTGCTGGCGCGGCGCCGGTTCGATTACCTGGTGTGCGGTCAGCTCCTGTCGATCGGCGCCCCCCTGAGCCTGCTGGCCCGCGTGTGGCGCCTCCCCTACGCCGTCTTCGTGCACGGCGCCGATCTGGCCGACTACGCGGAGCGGGC is from Candidatus Dormiibacterota bacterium and encodes:
- a CDS encoding WbqC family protein, which produces MRLAAHQPQYLPWLGFFDKMDRVDRFVLLDLVQYKKNEWQNRNRIRTATGWQWLTVPVHYRFPMTIREVEIDEIGSWRRKHREALRIHHARCSFRDTVLPEMDAIFDEPYPSLAALNLKVIRLLARLLGVRTPLLLASEVPGLPEGADERLIALCRHFGASDYLAGQGGAAYMDMAAYAAAGVRVSFQSFRHPVYAQAYTGFEANLSAIDMIVNCGPGSLERIRETREVAA
- a CDS encoding PIG-L deacetylase family protein, with translation MNILAIGAHPDDIEFGCGGTLIKYAGKGASIDLLVVTDGARGGRARTRHDEQLRAAKVLGVRRVHWGGYHDTLLPSVRHLIDCIERVLRRVRPDFIFVNNPDDTHQDHREVARAAVSATRYARNVLFYEGPTTVNFTPTVFIDIAEEIERKIGALRHHHSQVMKTRIEGTAICEIAQASAHFRGVQGRVRWAEGFAPLRLFINVTGAPAAPAPARRRRGA
- a CDS encoding DegT/DnrJ/EryC1/StrS family aminotransferase, with amino-acid sequence MSGRVVAALRSDSPVRVPHSRPFLGRAEEEAALRVLRSGRLAPGPEASRGGRLLADLSGCGTAVLLSSGTTALTLALRALRIGAGHTVAIPSYTCAALLHAVRGAGAVPLPCDIESDSLALDPLDILRRAPGRARAAIVVHPFGEPVPLEPYRELGILVVEDCAQAIGARDRGSPVGARGDAAVFSFAPTKVLTCGGPGGGLASPRAATVDEVRDLAGHDEKDDDRQRTNALMGDLHASVAAVQMERLTEFLDRRRALARLYDERLLPLGLERPASSAGTEPVVYRYILRVPDAGRLIESLAKSGIVARHPVYRPLHRMTRVEGTFPNTERAQRTLVSLPLYPALTDTDAEKVISEVQRCLS
- a CDS encoding MraY family glycosyltransferase, whose amino-acid sequence is MSVLALLSVGIILLARPPSGSPFESALLAFLAAFGLTPFVRLLALRGGAVDRPDARKRHARPTPRLGGVAVVAAFVLTLGRTGGVDGEMIAIAASALALMLAGAIDDTRGLSARLRLVLQLACALIVIAAGVRLNLLPGTAGAVGNVLLSIVWIVGITNAYNFIDGMDGLAGSLGALIAFLLGLVAHGGGQTGLATACAALCGALLGFLPHNLRLGGPARIFLGDSGSASVGFLLAALAIKEDWAEGDPLVSLATPVLIFSVLIYDMLQTTMSRVMSGRVRSFQQWIDYVGRDHIHHRFTDLLGHPRRALVLILSLALGLGLCALGLHRGDGAEAVIFLVHGALVLMVVAVLEGSARRAGPGGGTVASGGRRRR